A genomic stretch from Malus domestica chromosome 15, GDT2T_hap1 includes:
- the LOC103401873 gene encoding uncharacterized protein produces MSINGGMRACAKLLRASEASRLKSGTRGFHSSGVKRMSDHGHDEPAYMHAKHMYNLDQMKNQKLQVSLGVLAAFSIGVGVPIWAVNFQQKKTSSG; encoded by the exons ATGAGCATAAACGGAGGGATGCGGGCCTGCGCAAAGTTGTTGAGGGCTTCTGAAGCTTCTCGATTGAAATCAG GAACTAGAGGGTTCCACTCAAGTGGAGTGAAGAGAATGAGTGATCACGGCCATGATGAACCAGCCTACATGCATGCCAAACACATGTATAACTTGGACCAGATGAAAAACCAGAAGTTGCAGGTGAGCCTTGGAGTGCTCGCTGCCTTCAGCATTGGCGTGGGTGTTCCGATTTGGGCTGTCAATTTCCAACAGAAGAAGACATCCTCTGGTTGA